One Verrucomicrobiia bacterium DNA segment encodes these proteins:
- a CDS encoding ATP-binding protein, which produces MVKFNSIRFKIGALYVIILGLILTLFSITLYSSARYLLYRNLDGELREKAQELITVINIYAESALDHDAFVQASRKVIHFRTGVSAPQSTVTLEKRLFEVVDRYNLGDDFICLIDQYGSVIAASRPKQRPVENLEPLLKSWNERFMQARREVIQYQTIAGFRSILVPVRTRFGTNFSLLISTPMVSIDRLLDEWSLFVGLATLIFTVVSIFLGNIFASQILNPVKSVTDIANKITHEDLEARVEQSVADDEMVALVGAFNQMITRLEKSFKAISEFSSHVAHELKTPLAVMRGEAEVALRKERGAEDYKKVLMNNLREMLRMIRVIDDMLLLTTLDYDPQSLRFQRMELGEFMRELADSARILAEPKAIRVSLAAPEIPLWVSADATHLRRLFLNLIENAVKFSRSNEKVELRVRVREPFVEIDVTDSGPGIPEGDVPRIFDKFFHRERTVNPEAPGHGLGLSIALSIARAHQGDIRVQSRVHQGSTFTVVLPLLRP; this is translated from the coding sequence TTGGTCAAATTCAATTCGATCCGGTTCAAGATCGGCGCCTTGTACGTCATCATCCTCGGGCTCATCCTCACGCTCTTCAGCATCACGCTTTATTCTTCCGCCCGTTACCTTCTCTACCGCAACCTGGACGGCGAGCTCCGCGAAAAAGCCCAGGAGCTGATCACGGTCATCAACATTTACGCGGAAAGCGCCCTCGACCATGACGCTTTCGTGCAGGCGTCGCGGAAAGTCATCCATTTCAGGACCGGTGTTTCGGCGCCGCAGTCCACGGTCACGCTGGAAAAGCGCCTGTTCGAAGTCGTGGACCGGTACAACCTCGGCGACGATTTCATCTGCCTCATCGACCAGTACGGCAGCGTCATTGCCGCGTCCCGCCCCAAGCAGCGTCCGGTCGAGAACCTGGAGCCCCTTCTCAAAAGCTGGAACGAGAGATTCATGCAGGCAAGGCGGGAAGTCATCCAGTATCAGACGATCGCCGGCTTCCGGTCCATCCTCGTCCCGGTGCGGACGCGCTTCGGCACGAATTTCAGCCTGCTCATCAGCACACCCATGGTTTCGATCGACCGCCTGCTGGACGAGTGGTCGCTTTTCGTGGGGCTGGCCACTCTGATTTTCACGGTCGTCTCGATTTTTCTCGGAAACATCTTTGCCTCCCAGATCCTGAATCCCGTCAAAAGCGTGACCGACATCGCGAACAAAATCACGCACGAGGACCTGGAGGCGCGCGTCGAGCAAAGCGTCGCCGACGACGAGATGGTCGCGCTTGTCGGCGCCTTCAACCAAATGATCACGCGGCTCGAAAAATCGTTCAAGGCGATTTCCGAATTCAGCTCGCACGTGGCGCATGAGCTGAAGACGCCGCTCGCGGTGATGCGCGGGGAGGCGGAGGTCGCGCTGCGCAAAGAGCGGGGCGCGGAAGATTACAAAAAAGTGCTCATGAACAATCTCAGAGAGATGCTGCGCATGATCCGCGTGATCGACGACATGCTGCTCCTGACGACGCTTGATTACGATCCGCAGTCGCTGCGGTTCCAGCGGATGGAGCTGGGGGAATTCATGAGGGAGCTGGCCGACAGCGCCCGCATCCTGGCCGAGCCGAAGGCCATCCGCGTCAGCCTGGCGGCGCCGGAAATTCCGCTGTGGGTTTCCGCGGACGCGACGCATCTCCGCAGGCTTTTCCTGAACCTGATTGAAAATGCCGTGAAATTCAGCCGCAGCAACGAAAAGGTCGAGCTGCGCGTGCGTGTCCGCGAACCGTTTGTCGAGATCGACGTCACCGATTCCGGCCCGGGCATTCCCGAAGGCGACGTGCCCCGCATTTTCGACAAGTTTTTCCACCGGGAAAGGACCGTGAATCCCGAAGCGCCCGGCCACGGGCTGGGCCTCAGCATCGCCCTTTCCATCGCCCGGGCGCATCAGGGGGACATCCGCGTCCAGAGCCGGGTGCATCAGGGCAGCACGTTCACCGTCGTCCTTCCTCTCCTGCGCCCGTAA
- a CDS encoding response regulator transcription factor, with translation MRILLVEDEKKLASFIQRGLEEEHYAVDLAEDGEKALAMAQINPYDLIILDLMLPGVDGLSICRELRTRKIELPVLMLTSRSAVKDRVLGLNSGADDYLAKPFAFEELLARIGALLRRPRLDKSAKLKIADLELDQVTHEVLRGGRKIELTSKEYSLLEYLMLHPNAVVTRTMISEHVWNESFDTFTNVIDVYINYLRAKIDKDSKKPLIHTIRGSGYVLKG, from the coding sequence ATGCGCATTCTGCTTGTGGAAGACGAAAAGAAACTGGCGAGCTTTATCCAGCGGGGGCTGGAAGAAGAGCATTATGCCGTGGACCTGGCCGAAGACGGGGAAAAGGCGCTGGCCATGGCGCAAATCAATCCCTACGACCTCATCATCCTGGACCTCATGCTGCCGGGCGTGGACGGGCTCAGCATTTGCCGGGAACTGCGCACGAGAAAGATCGAGCTTCCGGTCCTGATGCTGACCTCGCGTTCGGCGGTCAAAGACCGCGTGCTGGGCCTGAATTCCGGGGCCGACGATTATCTGGCCAAGCCTTTTGCTTTCGAAGAGCTGCTGGCGCGCATCGGCGCTCTTCTCCGGCGTCCCCGGCTTGACAAGTCGGCTAAACTGAAAATCGCGGACCTCGAACTGGACCAGGTGACGCATGAGGTCCTGCGCGGCGGCAGGAAGATCGAGCTGACGAGCAAGGAATACAGCCTGCTCGAGTACCTGATGCTCCATCCGAATGCCGTGGTGACGCGGACCATGATTTCCGAGCACGTGTGGAACGAGAGTTTCGACACGTTCACGAACGTGATCGACGTTTACATCAATTACCTGCGCGCGAAGATCGACAAGGATTCCAAAAAACCCCTCATCCATACGATCCGCGGGTCCGGCTACGTCCTGAAAGGGTGA
- a CDS encoding PRC-barrel domain-containing protein, whose translation MIRDLKGLLGSRVFAVDGEVGKVEDFYFDAEKWTLRYFVVQTGDWLLGRRVLVSAAAFSKPRPRTGIVSVNFTKETIANSPEVGCAPLARWQEKELHDYYGWDPYWEEAEMDIIPPLGNEFNAALGAISPFLHEDGRDEIAALHSIRNLRGARIEALDGPIGHLDTFMVDDHGWVIRYAAIDTHAWLQGKKVVLACQWITDVQSGGGTGKVLVHLTREKIEQGPEYRVDIDLDRAYEEQLCAHYDQERYWVPEWDEQRVA comes from the coding sequence ATGATTCGTGACTTGAAAGGGTTACTGGGTTCACGCGTTTTCGCGGTGGATGGGGAAGTGGGCAAGGTGGAAGATTTTTATTTCGACGCGGAGAAATGGACGCTCCGCTATTTCGTGGTGCAGACCGGAGACTGGCTGCTGGGCCGGCGCGTGCTGGTATCGGCGGCGGCGTTTTCCAAGCCGCGTCCGCGCACCGGGATTGTTTCCGTCAATTTCACGAAAGAGACGATTGCCAACAGTCCCGAAGTGGGCTGTGCGCCGCTTGCGCGCTGGCAGGAAAAAGAACTGCACGACTATTACGGGTGGGACCCTTATTGGGAAGAAGCGGAAATGGACATCATCCCGCCCCTCGGAAATGAATTCAACGCGGCTTTGGGCGCGATCTCGCCGTTCCTGCACGAAGACGGCCGCGATGAGATCGCCGCGCTTCACAGCATCCGGAACCTGCGGGGCGCCCGCATCGAAGCGCTGGACGGGCCGATCGGCCACCTCGACACCTTCATGGTGGACGATCACGGCTGGGTGATCCGTTACGCGGCCATCGACACGCATGCCTGGCTGCAGGGCAAGAAAGTAGTCCTTGCCTGCCAGTGGATCACGGATGTGCAAAGCGGCGGAGGCACGGGCAAGGTCCTCGTCCATCTTACGAGAGAGAAAATCGAGCAGGGCCCCGAATACCGCGTGGACATCGACCTCGACCGCGCTTACGAAGAACAGCTCTGCGCCCATTATGACCAGGAACGCTACTGGGTTCCGGAATGGGACGAACAGCGCGTCGCTTAA